One stretch of Burkholderia pyrrocinia DNA includes these proteins:
- a CDS encoding ABC transporter permease — protein sequence MHPPSAPALAEAIPIRRNKRPRALAGRLLLQAFVAAFALYLALPIALLLIGSVGQSWTNTLLPSGITSHWFADLAANRSFTRAFGVSLVVALACCAINAVLALPLAYALHHRALAGRGFAARVVMLMPIAVPALTLGFGYIAIFSGDALPWLGTLPLMIAAHAVLTLPYLLQTLLSDLRHLGLAHLEACAATLGATPLRQFFTIVVPNLRHSLFSGLVMVAALSIGEFQISNLIAGFRYRNYPIVLLQAFYGASGMACAATVVLLVLAVLATLASVFTVQRLK from the coding sequence ATGCATCCGCCATCCGCTCCGGCCCTTGCCGAAGCTATTCCGATTCGTCGTAACAAACGGCCGCGCGCGTTGGCGGGACGCCTGCTGCTGCAGGCATTCGTCGCGGCCTTCGCGCTGTACCTCGCGTTGCCGATCGCGCTGCTGCTGATCGGCTCGGTCGGCCAGTCGTGGACGAACACGCTGCTGCCGTCCGGCATCACGTCGCACTGGTTTGCGGATCTGGCCGCGAACCGCAGCTTTACCCGCGCATTCGGCGTGAGCCTCGTCGTTGCGCTCGCCTGCTGTGCGATCAATGCCGTGCTGGCGCTGCCGCTCGCGTATGCGCTGCATCACCGCGCACTGGCCGGCCGCGGCTTCGCGGCGCGCGTCGTGATGCTGATGCCGATCGCGGTGCCGGCGCTGACGCTCGGGTTCGGCTATATCGCGATCTTCAGCGGCGATGCGCTGCCGTGGCTCGGCACGCTGCCGCTGATGATCGCCGCGCACGCGGTGCTGACGCTTCCGTACTTGCTGCAGACGCTACTGAGCGACCTGCGCCACCTGGGGCTCGCCCATCTCGAGGCGTGTGCGGCGACGCTCGGCGCGACGCCGCTGCGCCAGTTCTTCACGATCGTGGTGCCGAACCTGCGGCACAGCCTGTTTTCCGGCCTCGTGATGGTCGCCGCGCTGTCGATCGGCGAATTCCAGATCTCGAACCTGATCGCGGGTTTCCGCTATCGCAACTATCCGATCGTGCTGCTGCAGGCGTTCTACGGCGCGTCGGGGATGGCCTGTGCGGCGACCGTCGTGCTGCTCGTCCTCGCCGTGCTCGCGACGCTCGCCTCCGTCTTCACCGTGCAACGCCTGAAGTGA
- a CDS encoding extracellular solute-binding protein, which translates to MSARRHFLIATRRRLLALCAFATLAPALAHAAPLYPGEEALYEKAADEGLVVSFDTGPEWANWKSLFAEFRKRYPKVEITYNDIGSAATVVALDKSRRRPQADTAYYFAASALDATAKDVVAPFKPVNFDKLPPVFRAADGRWFAVHSLNIALLVNRKLVKNVPLRWSDLLKPEYRNAVVYLDPRSTGQGQVAVFAAAYANGGSVDNPKPGADFFGKLKQAGNVLRVEGTTPYAKFVKGEIPILIGYENDGLKAKYTDGMGDAADVVIPQDGSVSAPYAMSLVKNGPNPAAAQLWLNLVMSDVGQALFAQGYVRPAVPGTPVAQEVAAKLPNAPQVRPLDVAKAATRKAEVDQLWSQATLGK; encoded by the coding sequence ATGTCTGCACGCCGCCACTTCCTTATTGCGACGCGCCGCCGCCTGCTGGCGCTCTGCGCGTTCGCGACCCTCGCGCCGGCGCTGGCCCATGCCGCGCCGCTGTATCCCGGCGAGGAAGCGTTGTACGAGAAGGCCGCCGACGAAGGGCTCGTCGTGTCGTTCGATACGGGCCCGGAATGGGCGAACTGGAAATCGCTGTTCGCCGAATTCCGCAAGCGCTACCCGAAGGTCGAGATCACGTACAACGACATCGGCTCGGCGGCAACGGTCGTCGCGCTCGACAAGTCGCGACGTCGTCCGCAGGCCGACACCGCGTATTACTTCGCGGCGTCGGCGCTCGATGCGACGGCCAAGGACGTCGTCGCGCCGTTCAAGCCGGTCAATTTCGACAAGCTGCCGCCGGTGTTCCGCGCAGCCGACGGCCGCTGGTTCGCCGTGCACTCGCTGAACATCGCGTTGCTCGTCAACCGGAAGCTCGTGAAGAACGTGCCGCTGCGCTGGTCCGACCTGCTGAAGCCCGAATATCGCAATGCGGTCGTCTATCTCGACCCGCGCTCGACCGGGCAGGGGCAGGTCGCCGTGTTCGCCGCCGCCTATGCGAACGGCGGCAGCGTCGACAACCCGAAGCCGGGCGCGGATTTCTTCGGCAAGCTGAAGCAGGCGGGCAACGTGCTGCGCGTCGAGGGGACGACGCCGTACGCGAAGTTCGTCAAGGGCGAGATTCCGATCCTGATCGGCTACGAGAACGACGGGCTCAAGGCGAAGTACACGGACGGCATGGGCGACGCGGCCGACGTCGTGATTCCGCAGGACGGCAGCGTATCGGCGCCGTACGCGATGAGTCTGGTGAAGAACGGCCCGAACCCGGCCGCCGCGCAGTTGTGGCTCAACCTCGTGATGAGCGATGTCGGCCAGGCGCTGTTCGCGCAGGGCTACGTGCGCCCGGCCGTGCCCGGCACGCCGGTCGCGCAGGAGGTTGCCGCGAAGCTGCCGAACGCGCCGCAGGTGCGTCCGCTCGATGTCGCGAAGGCCGCGACGCGCAAGGCCGAGGTCGACCAGCTCTGGTCGCAGGCCACGCTCGGCAAGTAA
- a CDS encoding porin, which translates to MKKITFALCVAGGLCTAAHAQGTVALYGIVDAGLGYTSNQRVATSKGSLGSPVAYRGASSYSFASGTWSGSRWGLKGKEDLGDGLAAVFQLESGFNIGTGQLGQGGRMFGRQAWMGLSSTRYGTLTMGRQYDPIVDFVGSIGPGSFLTGMGAHPGDLDNIDNQSRENNSVKYVSPSFGGFTFGGLYGFGNQAGSAKNQNTWSVGGQYVNGPFAIGAAYLYATNAFGANGGAWTGSYDGTFGSSINEGFASSKSMQIVAAASTYQIGAVTLGLSYSNTQYRAGAFSTFRGNATYNSVGGTASWQVSPALRVAAGYDFTRGSSVGGEAAPKYHQLNLASYYYLSKRTALYGLVGYQKASGKTLDPYGNVVAATASVGDVGNGISSAGNTQTLVRVGMRHTF; encoded by the coding sequence ATGAAGAAGATCACTTTTGCGCTTTGCGTTGCCGGCGGCCTCTGCACGGCGGCGCATGCGCAAGGCACCGTCGCGCTCTACGGGATCGTCGACGCGGGTTTGGGGTACACGAGCAACCAGCGCGTCGCGACGAGCAAGGGGTCGCTCGGTTCGCCGGTCGCGTATCGCGGCGCGTCGAGCTACAGCTTCGCGAGCGGCACGTGGTCCGGCAGCCGCTGGGGGCTGAAGGGCAAGGAAGATCTCGGCGACGGGCTCGCGGCCGTCTTCCAGCTCGAGAGCGGCTTCAACATCGGCACCGGGCAGCTCGGCCAGGGCGGGCGGATGTTCGGCCGCCAGGCGTGGATGGGGCTGTCGAGCACGCGCTACGGTACGTTGACGATGGGCCGCCAGTACGATCCGATCGTCGATTTCGTCGGCTCGATCGGGCCGGGTTCGTTCCTGACCGGCATGGGTGCGCATCCGGGCGATCTCGACAACATCGACAACCAGTCGCGCGAGAACAATTCGGTCAAGTACGTGAGCCCGTCGTTCGGCGGCTTCACGTTCGGCGGGCTGTACGGCTTCGGCAACCAGGCAGGCAGCGCGAAGAACCAGAATACGTGGAGCGTCGGCGGCCAGTACGTGAACGGGCCGTTCGCGATCGGTGCGGCCTACCTGTATGCGACCAACGCATTCGGCGCGAACGGCGGCGCATGGACCGGCTCGTACGACGGCACGTTCGGGTCGTCGATCAACGAGGGTTTTGCGTCGTCGAAGAGCATGCAGATCGTCGCGGCCGCGTCGACCTACCAGATCGGCGCGGTGACGCTCGGCCTGTCGTACAGCAACACGCAGTATCGGGCGGGCGCGTTCTCGACGTTCCGGGGCAACGCGACCTACAACTCGGTCGGCGGCACGGCGTCGTGGCAGGTGTCGCCGGCGCTGCGCGTCGCGGCCGGCTACGACTTCACGCGCGGCAGCTCGGTCGGCGGTGAAGCCGCGCCGAAGTATCACCAGTTGAACCTGGCGTCGTACTACTACCTGTCGAAGCGGACCGCGCTCTACGGTCTCGTCGGCTACCAGAAGGCGAGCGGCAAGACGCTCGACCCGTACGGCAATGTCGTCGCCGCGACGGCGTCGGTCGGCGACGTCGGCAACGGCATCTCGTCAGCGGGCAACACGCAGACGCTCGTGCGGGTTGGTATGCGGCATACGTTCTGA
- a CDS encoding YqaE/Pmp3 family membrane protein — MRLLLALLLPWFQFFTIGRPIAGVICLILQLTIVGWLPAAIWSVYALSQYKTDQKIEAALRERR, encoded by the coding sequence ATGCGCCTTCTGCTTGCCCTGCTGCTGCCGTGGTTCCAGTTTTTCACGATCGGCCGCCCGATCGCCGGTGTGATCTGCCTGATCCTGCAACTCACGATCGTCGGCTGGCTGCCGGCCGCGATCTGGTCGGTATATGCGCTGAGCCAGTACAAGACCGATCAAAAGATCGAGGCGGCGCTGCGCGAGCGGCGGTAA
- a CDS encoding ABC transporter permease: MRVSSMQRGVLRRYGAVPAAGLFAVCFALPLAALVGAAFDGGGRAFAAVFGDPLVADAIVRSLALAIGAGTLSVAVGVPVAFVLAGQSPARRRWSLALLGVPLAFSGLVIAYGFILVFGRAGFVTTLLASLGADPTVVGGAIYTMPGLAFAYAYYLIPRVALILYPALANLDRRPLEAALTLGARPWRAWFDVAWRELWPSIASAWCLVSAIALGTYGTALALAGTQINILPLLMYLKLSDGQTDFSQAAVLSIVLTALCTCVLALGEGLARQRHH; encoded by the coding sequence ATGCGGGTCTCGTCCATGCAGCGCGGCGTCCTGCGCCGCTACGGCGCGGTGCCGGCGGCCGGGCTGTTCGCGGTGTGCTTCGCGCTGCCGCTCGCCGCGCTCGTCGGCGCCGCGTTCGACGGCGGCGGTCGTGCGTTTGCCGCGGTATTCGGCGATCCGCTCGTCGCCGACGCCATCGTGCGTTCGCTGGCGCTCGCGATCGGCGCCGGCACGCTGTCCGTCGCGGTCGGCGTGCCGGTCGCGTTCGTGCTGGCCGGGCAGTCGCCGGCGCGCCGCCGCTGGTCGCTCGCGCTGCTCGGCGTGCCGCTGGCGTTCTCCGGCCTCGTGATCGCATACGGCTTCATCCTCGTGTTCGGCCGCGCCGGTTTCGTGACGACGCTGCTGGCGTCGCTCGGCGCGGATCCGACCGTGGTCGGCGGCGCGATCTACACGATGCCGGGGCTCGCGTTCGCGTACGCGTACTACCTGATCCCGCGGGTCGCGCTGATCCTCTACCCGGCGCTCGCGAATCTCGACCGGCGGCCACTCGAGGCGGCGCTGACGCTCGGCGCACGGCCGTGGCGCGCGTGGTTCGACGTCGCGTGGCGCGAGCTGTGGCCGTCGATCGCGTCGGCGTGGTGCCTCGTCAGTGCGATCGCGCTCGGCACGTACGGCACGGCGCTCGCGCTGGCCGGCACGCAGATCAACATCCTGCCGCTGCTGATGTACCTGAAGCTGTCCGACGGACAGACCGATTTCTCGCAGGCCGCCGTGCTGTCGATCGTGCTGACGGCGCTCTGCACCTGCGTTCTTGCATTGGGGGAAGGACTTGCACGGCAACGACATCATTGA
- a CDS encoding LOG family protein has product MHGNDIIEWSNQARDALEQLAQRQRGATRHRMPVGVIGPRDATDAQLAIAERIAHGLAAAGVAIVGGGKQGVMEAAARGAHAAGGCAIGLLPEDDAQHANPYLTVALPTGLGITRNALIARASLCLIAVGGGLGTLSEIALGLQWGKLVFTICDAPQVAGVENFDEADLLVARVAQWLSGSA; this is encoded by the coding sequence TTGCACGGCAACGACATCATTGAATGGTCGAACCAGGCGCGCGACGCGCTGGAGCAACTCGCGCAACGGCAGCGCGGCGCGACCCGGCACCGGATGCCGGTCGGCGTGATCGGCCCGCGCGATGCGACGGACGCCCAGCTTGCCATCGCCGAGCGAATCGCGCACGGGCTCGCGGCGGCGGGCGTCGCGATCGTCGGCGGCGGCAAGCAGGGCGTGATGGAGGCGGCCGCGCGCGGTGCGCATGCGGCAGGCGGCTGTGCGATCGGGCTGCTGCCCGAGGACGATGCGCAGCACGCGAATCCGTATCTGACCGTCGCGCTGCCCACCGGGCTCGGCATCACGCGCAACGCGCTGATCGCTCGCGCGTCGCTGTGCCTGATCGCGGTCGGCGGCGGGCTCGGCACGTTGTCCGAGATCGCGCTCGGGCTGCAATGGGGCAAGCTGGTGTTCACGATTTGCGACGCGCCGCAGGTGGCGGGCGTCGAGAACTTCGACGAAGCGGACCTGCTCGTCGCGCGGGTCGCGCAGTGGCTGTCCGGTTCGGCGTAG
- a CDS encoding ABC transporter ATP-binding protein, translating into MSLDFENVSFQYPGARHGVDAVTLSAAQGELLAVMGRSGSGKSTLLRLAAGLLDGYRGRIAIVGRDMAGVPVWQREIGMVFQHYALFPNLSVVDNVGYGLKMRGMTAALRRRRALEMLERVGLAAQADRSTALLSGGQQQRVALARALVIEPKLLLLDEPLAALDAGIRHQLRDEIRALQRACGATTLLVTHDQDEALSMADRVAIVDGGRMLQAGTPRDLYERPATAQVARFVGHSTLLRGRVLAHGAVDVRFATLCADTGAHRPGDTVDVLVRPEHLQPDPPEHVANRIDGRVGEVRYFGATQRFDFVPAGASDALLGEGRELPARCVSIEPRHLLVLPAA; encoded by the coding sequence ATGAGTCTCGATTTCGAAAACGTCAGCTTTCAGTATCCGGGCGCCCGTCACGGCGTCGACGCGGTCACGTTGTCCGCGGCCCAGGGCGAACTGCTCGCCGTGATGGGCCGCAGCGGCTCCGGCAAATCGACGCTGCTGCGCCTCGCCGCCGGGCTGCTCGACGGCTACCGCGGACGCATCGCGATCGTCGGCCGCGACATGGCCGGCGTGCCGGTGTGGCAGCGCGAGATCGGGATGGTGTTCCAGCACTACGCGCTGTTTCCGAACCTGTCGGTCGTCGACAACGTCGGCTATGGCCTGAAGATGCGCGGCATGACGGCGGCACTGCGCCGCCGCCGCGCGCTCGAGATGCTCGAACGCGTCGGCCTCGCGGCGCAGGCCGACCGCAGTACGGCGCTGCTGTCCGGCGGCCAGCAGCAGCGCGTCGCGCTGGCCCGCGCGCTCGTGATCGAACCGAAGCTGCTGCTGCTCGACGAGCCGCTCGCGGCGCTTGATGCCGGCATTCGCCACCAGTTGCGCGACGAGATCCGCGCGCTGCAGCGCGCGTGCGGCGCGACGACGCTGCTCGTCACGCACGACCAGGACGAGGCGCTCAGCATGGCCGATCGCGTGGCGATCGTCGACGGCGGACGCATGTTGCAGGCCGGCACCCCGCGCGACCTGTACGAGCGTCCGGCGACCGCGCAGGTCGCCCGCTTCGTCGGCCATTCGACGCTGCTGCGCGGCCGCGTGCTCGCGCACGGCGCGGTCGACGTGCGGTTCGCCACGCTGTGCGCGGATACGGGCGCGCACCGGCCGGGCGACACGGTCGACGTGCTGGTCCGGCCGGAACACCTGCAGCCCGATCCGCCCGAACACGTCGCGAACCGCATCGACGGCCGGGTCGGCGAGGTGCGCTATTTCGGCGCGACGCAGCGCTTCGACTTCGTGCCGGCCGGCGCGAGCGACGCGCTGCTCGGCGAAGGGCGCGAGCTTCCGGCGCGCTGCGTGTCGATCGAGCCGCGCCACCTGCTCGTGCTGCCCGCCGCGTAA
- a CDS encoding HTH-type transcriptional regulator ArgP → MSLTIDPKQAAALLAVADTGSFEQAAVRLHVTASAVTQRVRALEASLGTPLVLRTRPCRPTVAGQRVLQHLRRVALLQADLQSTLATERESPISVTIALNSDSLGTWFLPALTSVLAGERILFELIVEDQDHTFALLESGMAVGCVTTEPKPMRGCIATPLGTMRYRLLAAAAFAARWFPRGLNRTSARNAPVVAYSRRDTLQSSFLKEKFGLPEGAYPCHYVPGTHSHFAAVRHGLGYAMVPEPLIGTAPLDAQGLVDLAPAHPTDVTLYWHAWTVQSPTMASLSARVVEAARRLLAPLQK, encoded by the coding sequence ATGTCGCTGACGATCGATCCGAAGCAGGCCGCCGCGCTGCTGGCCGTCGCCGACACGGGCAGCTTCGAGCAGGCGGCCGTGCGCCTGCACGTGACCGCCTCCGCCGTCACGCAGCGGGTCCGCGCGCTGGAGGCGAGCCTCGGCACGCCGCTCGTGCTGCGCACGCGGCCGTGCCGCCCGACGGTGGCCGGGCAGCGCGTGCTGCAGCACCTGCGCCGCGTCGCGCTGCTGCAGGCCGACCTGCAAAGCACGCTCGCGACCGAGCGCGAATCGCCGATCTCCGTGACGATCGCGCTGAATTCCGACAGCCTCGGCACGTGGTTCCTGCCCGCGCTGACTTCCGTGCTCGCGGGCGAGCGGATCCTGTTCGAGCTGATCGTCGAGGATCAGGACCACACGTTCGCGCTGCTCGAAAGCGGAATGGCGGTCGGCTGCGTGACGACCGAGCCGAAGCCGATGCGCGGCTGCATCGCGACGCCGCTCGGCACGATGCGCTACCGGCTGCTCGCGGCCGCCGCGTTCGCGGCGCGCTGGTTTCCGCGCGGGCTGAACCGCACGAGCGCACGCAACGCGCCCGTCGTCGCGTATTCGCGGCGCGACACGCTGCAGTCGTCGTTCCTGAAGGAGAAGTTCGGGTTGCCGGAAGGTGCATACCCGTGCCATTACGTGCCGGGCACCCATTCGCACTTCGCGGCGGTGCGGCACGGGCTCGGCTACGCGATGGTGCCGGAGCCGCTGATCGGCACCGCGCCGCTCGACGCGCAGGGGCTCGTCGATCTTGCGCCCGCGCATCCGACCGACGTCACGCTGTACTGGCACGCGTGGACCGTGCAGTCGCCGACGATGGCGTCGCTGTCCGCGCGGGTGGTCGAAGCGGCGCGCCGGTTGCTCGCGCCGCTGCAGAAATGA
- a CDS encoding helix-turn-helix domain-containing protein — translation MDKRYNAMSLPEQLALRRQAIEDVLAHPDWSLRESVRHLKQTMRLTSAEMAKLVGVSTKTIQDIEQGRSDGTVQTMNRIFGMLGLKLGVVRRAPQ, via the coding sequence ATGGACAAACGCTATAACGCAATGTCGCTTCCCGAACAGCTTGCGCTGCGGCGGCAAGCGATCGAGGACGTTCTCGCGCATCCCGACTGGTCGCTGCGCGAATCGGTGCGCCATCTGAAGCAGACGATGCGGCTGACGAGCGCGGAGATGGCGAAGCTCGTCGGCGTGTCGACGAAGACGATTCAGGATATCGAGCAGGGCCGCAGCGACGGGACGGTTCAGACGATGAACCGCATATTCGGCATGCTGGGATTGAAGCTCGGCGTCGTGCGGCGGGCGCCTCAATAA
- a CDS encoding cytochrome ubiquinol oxidase subunit I: protein MDTALSALDLARLQFAFTVSFHIVFPALSIGLASFIAVLEYRWLKTGKQYYKTLCLFWSKIFAVAFGMGVVSGVVMSYQFGTNWSGFSSFAGAVTGPLLMYEVMTAFFLEAGFLGIMLFGWNRVSPRAHFGATLMVAIGTLISTFWILASNSWMQTPQGFEIVDGRVVPTDWFAIIFNPSFPYRLFHMAIAAFIVAALVVAATGAWHLLKGRRDRGVKKMFSMALWLLLVLAPLQALIGDQHGINTLKHQPAKIAAIEGLWETEKGGTPLNLFGIPDMKAETTRYAVKVPHLGSLILTHSWDGEIRGLKEFPPEDRPNSTVVFWSFRIMVGLGFAMIGLAALAWLLRRRGRLYESKWFQRFALVMGPTGFVSLLAGWVTTEAGRQPWVVYGVMRTAQAVSPLSVQQVSLSMMTFVIVYFLVFGTGVYYMLKLMKAGPALPDAKHDDTPDTRPDHTARRPMSAVDELIETV, encoded by the coding sequence ATGGACACCGCACTTTCGGCCCTCGATCTGGCCCGCCTGCAATTCGCGTTCACCGTCTCCTTTCACATCGTCTTTCCGGCGCTGAGCATCGGCCTTGCCAGCTTCATCGCCGTGCTCGAATATCGCTGGCTCAAGACCGGCAAGCAGTACTACAAGACCCTCTGTCTGTTCTGGTCGAAGATCTTCGCGGTCGCGTTCGGGATGGGCGTCGTCTCCGGCGTCGTGATGAGCTACCAGTTCGGCACCAACTGGTCGGGCTTCTCGAGCTTCGCCGGCGCCGTCACCGGCCCGCTGCTGATGTACGAGGTGATGACCGCGTTCTTCCTCGAGGCCGGCTTCCTCGGCATCATGCTGTTCGGCTGGAACCGCGTGAGCCCGCGCGCGCACTTCGGCGCGACGCTGATGGTCGCGATCGGCACGCTGATCTCGACGTTCTGGATCCTCGCGTCGAACAGCTGGATGCAGACGCCGCAGGGCTTCGAGATCGTCGACGGCCGCGTCGTGCCGACCGACTGGTTCGCGATCATCTTCAACCCGTCGTTCCCGTACCGCCTGTTCCACATGGCGATCGCCGCGTTCATCGTCGCCGCGCTGGTCGTGGCCGCGACGGGTGCATGGCACCTGCTGAAGGGCCGCCGCGACAGGGGCGTGAAGAAGATGTTCTCGATGGCGCTGTGGTTGCTGCTCGTACTCGCGCCGCTGCAGGCCTTGATCGGCGACCAGCACGGCATCAACACGCTGAAGCACCAGCCCGCGAAGATCGCCGCGATCGAAGGGCTGTGGGAAACCGAGAAGGGCGGCACGCCGCTCAACCTGTTCGGCATTCCGGACATGAAGGCGGAAACGACCCGCTACGCGGTGAAGGTGCCGCACCTCGGCAGCCTGATCCTCACGCACAGCTGGGACGGCGAGATTCGCGGGCTGAAGGAATTCCCGCCTGAGGACCGCCCGAACTCGACCGTCGTGTTCTGGAGCTTCCGGATCATGGTCGGCCTCGGCTTTGCGATGATCGGCCTCGCCGCGCTCGCGTGGCTGCTGCGCCGCCGCGGCCGCCTGTATGAATCGAAGTGGTTCCAGCGCTTCGCGCTCGTGATGGGCCCGACCGGCTTCGTGTCGCTGCTCGCGGGCTGGGTGACGACCGAAGCGGGCCGCCAGCCGTGGGTCGTGTATGGCGTGATGCGCACCGCGCAGGCCGTGTCGCCGCTGTCGGTGCAGCAGGTCAGCCTGTCGATGATGACGTTCGTGATCGTGTACTTCCTCGTGTTCGGCACCGGCGTGTACTACATGCTGAAGCTGATGAAGGCCGGCCCCGCGCTGCCCGACGCGAAGCACGACGACACGCCCGACACGCGCCCCGATCACACCGCGCGCCGCCCGATGTCGGCCGTCGACGAGTTGATCGAGACCGTCTGA
- the cydB gene encoding cytochrome d ubiquinol oxidase subunit II, translating to MDVTVIWAAIIALGLFMYVVLDGFDLGIGIVFPFFPDEKERDLMMNTVAPVWDGNETWLVLGGAGLFAVFPIVYSTVLSALYLPLIFMLVCLIFRGVSFEIRAKARRTKQLWDLAFIGGSAGATFFQGIALGAFLQGIAVKDGVFAGDAFDWLTPFSLLTGLGLIVTYALLGCCWLVAKTEGDLQRRLHRVVWPLTVVLLGFIAVVSLWTPLQDPAIAQRWFDTGLFWRLLPVPFLVAGCAVWMRRAVRDRHDMTPFVLALALVLLGYVGLLVTLFPYAIPQTMTIWEAAAPRSSQTFTLVGAAVILPIIIAYTTMGYWVFRGKVRHEDQHYYHH from the coding sequence ATGGACGTCACCGTAATCTGGGCCGCGATCATCGCATTGGGGCTCTTCATGTACGTCGTGCTCGACGGCTTCGACCTCGGCATCGGCATCGTCTTCCCGTTCTTCCCGGACGAGAAGGAACGCGACCTGATGATGAACACGGTCGCGCCCGTGTGGGACGGCAACGAGACCTGGCTCGTGCTCGGCGGCGCCGGGCTGTTCGCGGTGTTCCCGATCGTCTATTCGACCGTGCTGTCGGCGCTGTACCTGCCGCTGATCTTCATGCTGGTCTGCCTGATCTTCCGCGGCGTGTCGTTCGAGATCCGCGCGAAGGCGCGACGCACCAAGCAACTGTGGGATCTCGCATTCATCGGCGGCTCGGCCGGCGCGACGTTCTTCCAGGGGATCGCGCTCGGCGCGTTCCTGCAGGGCATCGCCGTGAAGGACGGCGTGTTCGCGGGCGACGCGTTCGACTGGCTCACGCCGTTCAGCCTGCTGACGGGCCTCGGCCTGATCGTGACCTATGCGCTGCTCGGCTGCTGCTGGCTCGTCGCGAAGACCGAAGGCGACCTGCAGCGCCGGCTGCATCGCGTGGTGTGGCCGCTGACCGTCGTGCTGCTCGGCTTCATCGCTGTCGTCAGCCTGTGGACGCCGCTGCAGGATCCGGCCATCGCGCAGCGCTGGTTCGATACGGGGCTGTTCTGGCGCCTGCTGCCGGTGCCGTTCCTGGTCGCCGGGTGCGCAGTGTGGATGCGGCGCGCGGTGCGCGACCGGCACGACATGACGCCGTTCGTGCTCGCGCTGGCGCTCGTGCTGCTCGGCTATGTCGGCCTGCTCGTCACGCTGTTCCCGTATGCGATTCCGCAGACGATGACGATCTGGGAAGCGGCGGCGCCGCGTTCCAGCCAGACCTTCACGCTGGTCGGCGCAGCGGTTATTCTCCCGATCATCATCGCCTATACGACGATGGGTTATTGGGTATTCCGAGGCAAGGTGCGCCATGAAGACCAGCATTACTACCACCACTGA
- the ltaE gene encoding low-specificity L-threonine aldolase codes for MIDLRSDTVTRPSQAMLAAMTAAEVGDDVWGDDPTVLRLQAAVAERTGKEAGLFFPSGTQSNLAALMSHCERGDEYIVGQLAHTYKYEGGGAAVLGSIQPQPIENAPDGTLPLAKIAAAIKPIDNHFARTRLLALENTIGGQVLPEGYAQEAVAFARSRGLSTHLDGARVCNAAVASGRPIAELCAPFDTVSICFSKGLAAPVGSVLVGNRALIERAQRWRKVLGGGMRQSGILAAACLYALDHNVERLADDHANAAHLAAGLARIESVKVLSHATNMVFAQFPEADCAPLEAWLKERGILTQMLYASRFVTHCDVSRADIDTFVGAVGAYFSQRRA; via the coding sequence ATGATCGATTTACGCAGCGATACCGTGACACGTCCGAGCCAGGCAATGCTGGCCGCGATGACTGCCGCCGAAGTCGGCGACGACGTATGGGGCGACGACCCGACCGTGCTGCGCCTGCAGGCGGCCGTGGCCGAGCGGACCGGCAAGGAGGCCGGCCTGTTCTTCCCGAGCGGCACGCAGAGCAACCTGGCCGCGCTGATGTCCCATTGCGAGCGCGGCGACGAGTACATCGTCGGCCAGCTCGCGCACACCTACAAGTACGAAGGCGGCGGCGCGGCCGTGCTGGGCAGCATCCAGCCGCAGCCGATCGAGAACGCGCCGGACGGCACGCTGCCGCTCGCGAAGATCGCCGCGGCGATCAAGCCGATCGACAATCACTTTGCCCGCACGCGTTTGCTCGCGCTCGAGAACACGATCGGCGGCCAGGTCTTGCCGGAAGGCTATGCGCAGGAAGCCGTCGCGTTCGCGCGCAGCCGCGGGCTGTCCACGCACCTCGACGGCGCGCGCGTATGCAACGCGGCCGTCGCGTCGGGGCGCCCGATCGCCGAGCTGTGTGCACCGTTCGATACCGTATCGATCTGCTTCTCGAAAGGGCTCGCCGCACCGGTCGGCTCGGTGCTGGTCGGCAACCGTGCGCTGATCGAGCGCGCGCAGCGCTGGCGCAAGGTGCTCGGCGGCGGGATGCGGCAGTCGGGCATTCTCGCGGCGGCGTGCCTGTATGCGCTCGACCACAACGTCGAGCGGCTCGCGGACGATCATGCGAACGCCGCGCATCTCGCGGCAGGCCTCGCGCGCATCGAATCCGTGAAGGTGCTGTCGCACGCGACGAACATGGTGTTCGCGCAATTTCCCGAAGCCGATTGCGCGCCGCTCGAGGCGTGGCTCAAGGAGCGCGGGATTCTCACGCAGATGCTGTACGCGTCGCGCTTCGTTACCCACTGTGATGTGTCGCGCGCGGACATCGATACGTTCGTCGGCGCGGTCGGTGCGTATTTCTCGCAGCGGCGCGCGTAA